In one Vulgatibacter incomptus genomic region, the following are encoded:
- a CDS encoding ABC transporter ATP-binding protein, translated as MNVPPPVVELDGLTKRYGDLTALDAVTLDIRAGEIFALLGPNGAGKTTLIGCVSGLVIPTAGTARVLGRDTQREYRETRRVVGLVPQEINFDPFFTVEETLRFQAGYFGVKLSEARLAEILDALDLGRKRKAGTRELSGGMKRRLLIGKALVHDPKVLFLDEPTAGVDVELRRDLWKYVRRLRDQGTTVVLTTHYLEEAEALADRIGMIDRGKLLLVEEKAALMRRLGRRTLRLQLAEPLTRLPGALEAKGARLVETGMVIELEQPLSEELGPVVAAALEAGLSVRDVETRRTGLEEIYVGLLSKDGVRP; from the coding sequence ATGAACGTTCCCCCACCCGTCGTCGAGCTCGACGGCCTGACCAAACGCTACGGCGATCTCACCGCGCTCGACGCGGTGACCCTGGACATCCGGGCAGGCGAGATCTTCGCGCTCCTGGGGCCGAACGGCGCCGGAAAGACCACTCTGATCGGCTGCGTCTCCGGCCTGGTGATCCCCACCGCCGGTACGGCCCGGGTCCTCGGCAGGGACACGCAGCGGGAGTACCGCGAGACCCGCCGGGTGGTCGGGCTGGTGCCCCAGGAGATCAACTTCGACCCCTTCTTCACCGTCGAGGAGACCCTCCGCTTCCAGGCCGGCTACTTCGGCGTGAAGCTCTCGGAGGCCCGTCTCGCCGAGATCCTCGACGCCCTCGACCTCGGCCGAAAGCGAAAGGCCGGCACCCGAGAGCTCTCCGGGGGCATGAAGCGGCGCCTCCTCATCGGCAAGGCGCTGGTCCATGACCCCAAGGTCCTCTTCCTGGACGAGCCCACCGCCGGCGTGGACGTGGAGCTCCGGCGGGACCTGTGGAAGTACGTGCGCCGCCTCCGGGATCAGGGGACTACGGTGGTCCTGACCACCCATTACCTGGAAGAGGCAGAGGCGCTCGCCGATCGGATCGGGATGATCGATCGCGGCAAGCTCCTCCTCGTGGAGGAGAAGGCCGCGCTGATGCGCCGCCTGGGCCGCCGGACCCTGCGCCTCCAGCTCGCCGAGCCGCTCACCCGGCTGCCCGGGGCGCTCGAAGCCAAGGGAGCGCGCCTGGTGGAGACGGGGATGGTGATCGAGCTGGAGCAGCCGCTGTCGGAGGAGCTCGGGCCGGTGGTCGCCGCCGCGTTGGAGGCGGGTCTCTCGGTCCGCGACGTCGAGACCCGGCGCACGGGCCTCGAGGAGATCTATGTCGGCCTCCT
- a CDS encoding citrate synthase: METNTEPQLPYMPGLAGVPAAESKVCDIDGQKGILFYRGYPIEELAEKSTFEETSYMLLYGQLPTKEQLDGFTHELVHHRRLKYKLIDLMKTLPETGHPMDALAAAVGALGMFYPHINVMDAAQRHGACVRLIAKLPTIVAAFHRMRRGDRDVLPNDKLNHAANFLYMLNEQEPDPFHAKILDTCLVLHAEHSMNASTFSARVTGSSLADSYAVVASAVGTLSGPLHGGANEDVLDMLQEIGTVENVIPWLDKAQAAKRKIPGFGHREYKVKDPRAKILQRLAEQLFARYGSTPLYDIAVKLESVMEERVGSKGIYPNVDFYSGLVYQKLGIPMDLFTPVFAIARVSGWLAHWMEQLENNRIFRPSQVYVGAPPRSYTSIDRR; this comes from the coding sequence ATGGAGACGAACACCGAGCCCCAGCTCCCCTACATGCCCGGCCTCGCAGGCGTCCCCGCCGCGGAGTCGAAGGTCTGCGACATCGACGGCCAGAAGGGAATCCTCTTCTACCGCGGCTATCCCATCGAGGAGCTGGCCGAGAAGAGCACCTTCGAAGAGACAAGCTACATGCTCCTGTACGGGCAGCTCCCCACCAAGGAGCAGCTCGACGGCTTCACGCATGAGCTCGTCCACCACCGGCGCCTCAAGTACAAGCTCATCGACCTGATGAAGACCCTCCCGGAGACCGGGCATCCGATGGATGCGCTGGCCGCCGCGGTGGGCGCGCTGGGGATGTTCTACCCCCACATCAACGTCATGGACGCCGCCCAGCGCCACGGCGCCTGCGTCCGGCTGATCGCGAAGCTCCCCACCATCGTCGCCGCCTTCCACCGGATGCGCCGTGGCGACCGCGACGTGCTGCCGAACGACAAGCTCAACCACGCCGCGAACTTCCTCTACATGCTCAACGAGCAGGAGCCGGATCCCTTCCACGCGAAGATCCTCGACACCTGCCTCGTGCTCCACGCAGAGCACTCGATGAACGCGTCGACCTTCTCCGCGCGCGTCACCGGCTCGTCGCTGGCCGACTCGTACGCGGTGGTGGCCTCCGCGGTGGGCACGCTCTCTGGACCGCTCCACGGCGGCGCCAACGAGGACGTCCTCGACATGCTCCAGGAGATCGGCACGGTCGAGAACGTGATCCCCTGGCTCGACAAGGCCCAGGCCGCCAAGCGGAAGATCCCGGGCTTCGGTCATCGCGAGTACAAGGTGAAGGATCCCCGCGCGAAGATCCTCCAGCGCCTCGCCGAGCAGCTCTTCGCCCGCTACGGCTCCACGCCGCTCTACGACATCGCCGTGAAGCTCGAGTCGGTGATGGAGGAGCGCGTCGGATCCAAGGGCATCTACCCGAACGTCGATTTCTACTCCGGCCTCGTCTACCAGAAGCTCGGCATCCCGATGGACCTCTTCACGCCGGTCTTCGCGATCGCGCGGGTCTCGGGCTGGCTGGCCCACTGGATGGAGCAGCTCGAGAACAACCGGATCTTCCGGCCGAGCCAGGTGTACGTGGGCGCTCCGCCCCGCAGCTACACCTCGATCGATCGCCGCTGA
- a CDS encoding sensor histidine kinase: MAHVAVAVAEAPDDPSIYGVVADSVCSLGATACAVYLADRERRELLRVAATGLPHSWDAATERVRFDSDFPAARAARTGILQMDERAAFPRWLGASEGAYGIRSVVGHQLVARGRLVGALAWSVPIVPAFTGGDLAAIRSIAAIFATAIDNACTRTQLQQLRDEWTSVVTHELRQPLTVIATHTDLLRRLPLEAKVLSRLEHMRTSARNLGRMIEDLSRSSTLDTAHLVLDVRTLDLGAFLRGILERGGADRDGCEVRASIPPFLPDVRGDPGRLEQILGNLLSNAAKYGSRDAAIQLEAQVSDFEVRISVRNRGPGIDPDELPRVFDRFMRGRRATVGISGLGLGLFVAKGLAEAQGGRLEVESTPGETTTFSLVLPTVAEAQELPRLVAES, encoded by the coding sequence GTGGCGCATGTCGCCGTCGCGGTAGCGGAAGCTCCCGACGATCCGAGCATCTACGGCGTGGTGGCCGATTCGGTCTGTTCGCTGGGTGCGACCGCGTGCGCGGTCTATCTCGCCGACCGGGAGCGCCGCGAGCTTCTGAGGGTCGCGGCGACCGGCCTTCCGCACTCGTGGGATGCGGCGACCGAGCGCGTCCGCTTCGATTCGGATTTCCCCGCCGCCAGGGCAGCGCGGACGGGGATCCTCCAGATGGACGAGCGGGCCGCCTTCCCGCGCTGGCTGGGGGCATCCGAGGGCGCATACGGGATCCGCTCGGTGGTCGGCCATCAGCTCGTCGCGAGAGGAAGGCTCGTCGGCGCGCTCGCCTGGTCCGTGCCCATCGTTCCCGCCTTCACCGGCGGAGATCTCGCCGCGATCCGCTCGATCGCCGCGATCTTCGCGACGGCGATCGACAACGCGTGTACGCGCACCCAGCTCCAGCAGCTCCGCGACGAGTGGACCTCGGTGGTGACCCACGAGCTGCGCCAGCCGCTCACGGTGATCGCCACGCACACGGACCTGCTTCGCCGCCTCCCCCTGGAGGCCAAGGTCCTCTCCCGGCTCGAGCACATGCGGACGAGCGCGCGCAACCTGGGGCGGATGATCGAGGATCTCTCGAGGTCGTCCACCCTGGACACGGCGCACCTGGTGCTCGACGTCCGCACCCTCGACCTCGGCGCGTTCCTCCGGGGGATTCTGGAGCGGGGCGGGGCCGATCGCGACGGCTGCGAGGTGCGGGCGTCGATCCCGCCGTTCCTGCCGGACGTGCGCGGGGATCCCGGGAGGCTGGAGCAGATCCTCGGCAACCTCCTCTCGAACGCGGCCAAGTACGGCTCACGAGATGCGGCGATTCAGCTCGAGGCCCAGGTGTCGGACTTCGAAGTGAGGATCTCGGTCCGCAACCGGGGCCCAGGCATCGACCCCGACGAGCTCCCCCGCGTCTTCGATCGCTTCATGCGGGGACGGAGGGCCACGGTCGGCATCAGCGGCCTCGGCCTCGGGCTCTTCGTGGCGAAGGGGCTCGCGGAGGCGCAGGGCGGGAGGCTCGAGGTCGAGAGCACACCCGGCGAGACGACGACCTTCAGCCTGGTGTTGCCGACCGTCGCTGAAGCCCAGGAGCTGCCGCGGCTCGTCGCGGAGTCCTGA